A stretch of the uncultured Desulfobacter sp. genome encodes the following:
- a CDS encoding TonB family protein, whose protein sequence is MTGSAQPAYKEKSRRFCPGSVLIWIPAIVLALGLNLFIFGILPTFIQRVPDAPDNGEIIQAIQVVRIKRPETPPQKKTPPKPPEPPKEVVSATKIVQKQIQRPTIVRPNLSVDLNPNLPQLPNSIALGPLSNFSMKADIAQGLFSTAELDMPLQALVRIPASYPLRARRLGIEGWVKVKFIVTREGWVRDIKVVAAEPKGVFESSVIRSVSQYRFKPGTVDGSAVAVRVITTIRFKMEE, encoded by the coding sequence ATGACCGGTTCCGCACAGCCGGCATACAAAGAAAAATCCCGCAGATTTTGTCCGGGTTCGGTTTTGATTTGGATACCGGCCATTGTTCTGGCCCTGGGGCTTAATTTGTTTATCTTTGGGATTTTGCCGACCTTTATCCAACGGGTGCCCGATGCACCGGATAACGGGGAAATCATCCAGGCCATCCAGGTTGTCCGCATTAAGCGCCCGGAGACGCCGCCGCAAAAAAAGACGCCGCCCAAACCGCCTGAGCCGCCCAAGGAGGTGGTGTCAGCCACAAAAATTGTGCAGAAACAAATCCAAAGACCAACGATTGTCAGGCCGAATCTGTCTGTGGACTTAAACCCCAATCTGCCCCAATTACCCAACAGCATTGCCCTGGGCCCATTGTCAAATTTTTCCATGAAGGCAGACATTGCCCAGGGTCTGTTTTCTACCGCAGAATTGGATATGCCCTTGCAGGCACTGGTGCGGATACCTGCGTCCTATCCCCTGCGGGCCCGCAGGCTCGGCATTGAAGGCTGGGTCAAAGTGAAATTTATTGTCACCAGGGAAGGCTGGGTCCGGGATATAAAGGTGGTGGCGGCCGAGCCCAAGGGCGTGTTTGAATCCAGTGTAATCCGGTCCGTATCCCAGTACCGGTTCAAGCCGGGAACCGTGGACGGCAGCGCCGTGGCGGTGCGTGTCATCACCACCATCCGGTTTAAAATGGAGGAGTGA
- a CDS encoding class I SAM-dependent methyltransferase yields MDVTKYDRSARGKNAPLYEYYAKKIKDETCVVSGCCLDAGCGGGYLGLALAGITDLEFTFLDISTEMLEKADAHIVEDGLENRAQTLQADVHKIPLPDECMDLVISRGSIPFWKDPGKALSEIYRVLAPNGKAFVGGGRGTPEMRKQFERNMKKDGFSGPAGKRRRPGGPDDPWQILKRRDFDQILKDVGIPRFSAPIESDGRWIRLWK; encoded by the coding sequence ATGGATGTTACAAAATATGACCGTTCAGCCAGGGGAAAAAACGCCCCTTTGTATGAATATTACGCAAAGAAAATAAAAGATGAAACCTGCGTGGTATCGGGCTGCTGCCTTGATGCCGGATGCGGCGGCGGGTATCTTGGTCTGGCCCTTGCCGGGATCACCGATCTTGAATTTACCTTTTTGGATATCTCGACTGAAATGCTTGAAAAGGCAGACGCCCATATCGTTGAAGACGGCCTTGAGAACAGGGCCCAAACCCTGCAGGCAGACGTCCATAAGATTCCTTTGCCGGATGAGTGCATGGACCTTGTGATCAGCCGCGGGTCCATTCCATTCTGGAAAGATCCGGGCAAAGCATTGTCGGAAATTTATCGGGTACTGGCTCCCAATGGAAAAGCCTTTGTGGGCGGCGGCAGGGGAACCCCTGAGATGCGCAAACAGTTTGAACGGAATATGAAAAAGGACGGGTTTTCCGGACCGGCCGGCAAAAGACGCCGACCCGGCGGCCCGGACGATCCCTGGCAGATATTGAAACGCCGTGATTTTGATCAAATTTTAAAAGATGTGGGTATACCCCGTTTCTCTGCGCCCATAGAATCGGATGGCCGATGGATACGGCTTTGGAAATAA
- a CDS encoding DUF3450 domain-containing protein, producing MGRKKNKSSRGYSKIWLKGAVMACLFIFPVWIGSAANAQVSVSKDIEAPVDKAVDTRQATQAAREKWDAQRRKLAEEYDRLEAENEQLAFAKKNLTQKLGELAKSTQDLTREKEEAQRIRTELAPFLKEQLERLKSLVAADAPFLSRERKDRLARLTVILDDPEITIAEKYRKMMEALFVEAEYGNTVEVYREKIVVDGTQVLADIFRMGRVALFFLALDRESAGIFDVANNQWHTLNKTRVPAIEAVVEMAGKHRPMEVVSLPIGAIVPEREDQK from the coding sequence ATGGGACGTAAAAAGAATAAGAGTTCCCGGGGTTACAGCAAGATTTGGCTGAAAGGCGCTGTCATGGCCTGTCTGTTCATATTCCCGGTATGGATTGGATCTGCAGCCAATGCCCAGGTATCCGTGTCAAAGGATATTGAAGCCCCGGTTGACAAGGCCGTGGATACCCGCCAGGCCACCCAGGCGGCTCGGGAAAAATGGGATGCCCAACGCCGGAAACTTGCAGAGGAATATGACCGCTTGGAAGCGGAAAATGAACAGCTTGCCTTTGCCAAGAAAAATTTGACCCAAAAGCTTGGGGAACTCGCAAAATCGACTCAGGATCTTACCCGGGAAAAAGAGGAGGCTCAGCGGATCAGAACTGAACTGGCGCCGTTTCTTAAAGAACAGCTTGAACGCCTAAAATCCCTTGTGGCCGCCGACGCCCCGTTTTTATCCCGGGAACGCAAAGATCGGCTGGCCCGGCTGACCGTGATCCTGGATGATCCGGAGATCACCATTGCTGAGAAATACAGAAAAATGATGGAAGCCCTGTTTGTGGAGGCCGAATACGGCAACACCGTGGAAGTGTACCGGGAAAAAATTGTTGTGGACGGTACTCAGGTCCTTGCCGATATTTTCCGCATGGGCCGGGTGGCATTGTTCTTTCTGGCCCTGGACCGTGAAAGCGCAGGGATTTTTGATGTGGCAAACAATCAATGGCACACCCTGAACAAAACCCGGGTGCCGGCCATTGAGGCGGTGGTGGAGATGGCGGGTAAGCACCGGCCCATGGAGGTGGTCTCCCTGCCCATCGGGGCCATTGTTCCGGAAAGGGAGGATCAGAAATGA
- a CDS encoding biopolymer transporter ExbD: MLNISASRRAAKKSLELNIAPLIDMVFILLIFFLVTTSFVKETGVDISRPTASTAVAKTKSTILIGITRDNTIHLDRREIDVRAVRSGVERAMAENPESSVVIVADKDSRTGLVISVMDACKLAGAENVALAASLPEGG, translated from the coding sequence ATGCTGAATATATCCGCATCCAGGCGGGCGGCAAAAAAGAGCCTCGAATTGAATATTGCGCCCCTCATCGATATGGTATTCATTCTTTTGATCTTTTTTCTGGTTACCACCTCCTTTGTCAAGGAGACCGGGGTAGATATCTCACGGCCCACGGCCAGTACGGCTGTGGCAAAAACCAAATCCACCATTCTTATCGGTATTACCCGGGACAATACCATTCACCTGGACCGCAGGGAAATTGATGTCCGGGCCGTGCGCTCGGGTGTTGAACGGGCCATGGCTGAAAATCCGGAATCCTCGGTGGTCATCGTGGCGGACAAGGACAGCAGGACCGGTCTTGTGATTTCGGTGATGGATGCCTGTAAACTGGCCGGGGCTGAAAACGTGGCCCTTGCCGCAAGCCTGCCCGAAGGTGGATAG
- a CDS encoding radical SAM protein: MANLNCHICEQGCVLAEGKTGVCGMYEQKNGRIEERFADQYLVACPISIETMPILHYFPGGKFLQISTTGCNFNCPGCISTTIVREMPRDSKVFQTLTPEQIVERAIQEKCMGIAFLMNDPLASFPTFLRVAKLARSKGLQVGCSSNTYFTENALAQITPYLNFINVGMKGFFDTAYYRCGASSGVAPVLRNIRFLVSSGVHVEISAILMKDNAEELTDLAMFISQISPAIPFQVMRFIPFENADISQEPTVCEAEEFCTTLRKILPFVYLFNTPGTELLHTTCPECNLTVYRRNFYGPMGAKPYGVPPASENNGQCPQCRCDLNMIGASSDSAFQEGDFEGGYPFTRALEIVEAMLIAMGVRDKRKLAKAWESLLERGGLKKLHHGIQTPRTYIETVRRFGKIADAAESAEGLADFLEEKLAYINAGVSMATHLPRVYYTMAKPLFYINHERLENQLVETAGGISVNKSMDSVGRPGRNFTKERLVALNPDVIFISAFISNSVTDFCEECLQLDIQVNAVKNEQIYTPPSPGWDFGSPRWILGLMFMANVLHPEIFNFNVMQEAKQFYRKFYQMDFSLPHVNRSFSKPDREWQWA; the protein is encoded by the coding sequence GTGGCAAATTTGAACTGTCATATCTGTGAACAGGGCTGCGTTCTCGCCGAAGGAAAAACCGGCGTTTGCGGCATGTACGAACAAAAAAACGGGCGCATTGAAGAGCGGTTCGCCGACCAGTACCTGGTTGCCTGTCCCATCTCCATTGAAACCATGCCCATTCTGCACTATTTCCCCGGAGGGAAGTTCCTCCAGATCAGCACCACCGGCTGCAATTTCAATTGCCCGGGCTGTATTTCCACCACCATTGTCAGGGAAATGCCCCGGGACAGCAAAGTCTTTCAAACCTTGACGCCGGAACAGATCGTTGAAAGAGCGATTCAGGAAAAGTGCATGGGGATTGCATTTTTAATGAATGATCCGTTAGCCTCTTTTCCGACGTTCCTGCGTGTTGCAAAACTGGCCCGTTCCAAAGGGCTTCAGGTGGGGTGTTCTTCAAATACCTATTTTACTGAAAACGCCCTGGCTCAGATCACACCGTATCTGAATTTCATCAATGTCGGCATGAAAGGTTTTTTTGACACCGCCTATTATCGGTGTGGGGCCTCCTCCGGAGTCGCGCCGGTTTTGCGCAACATCCGGTTTCTTGTTTCTTCGGGTGTCCATGTTGAGATTTCAGCCATCCTGATGAAAGACAATGCTGAAGAACTGACGGACTTGGCCATGTTTATTTCACAGATCTCCCCGGCCATCCCGTTTCAGGTGATGCGGTTTATTCCCTTTGAAAATGCGGATATTTCACAGGAACCCACGGTATGTGAGGCCGAAGAGTTCTGTACAACGCTTCGCAAAATACTGCCCTTTGTCTACCTGTTCAATACCCCGGGCACCGAACTGCTTCATACTACCTGCCCCGAATGCAACCTGACGGTTTACAGGCGCAATTTTTACGGTCCCATGGGCGCAAAACCCTATGGCGTACCCCCGGCATCCGAGAACAATGGTCAATGCCCCCAATGCCGGTGTGATCTGAACATGATCGGGGCATCCTCGGATTCCGCCTTTCAGGAAGGTGATTTTGAAGGCGGGTATCCGTTTACCCGTGCCCTGGAAATTGTGGAAGCCATGTTGATTGCCATGGGCGTGCGTGACAAAAGAAAATTGGCAAAGGCCTGGGAATCGCTTCTTGAAAGGGGGGGCTTAAAAAAACTGCATCATGGTATTCAAACCCCCCGGACCTATATTGAAACAGTCCGGCGTTTCGGTAAAATTGCCGATGCAGCCGAATCTGCGGAAGGGCTGGCCGACTTTTTGGAAGAAAAACTTGCATATATCAACGCCGGTGTGTCAATGGCGACCCATTTGCCGCGGGTCTACTACACCATGGCAAAGCCGCTTTTTTATATTAATCACGAAAGATTGGAAAACCAGTTGGTGGAAACGGCCGGGGGGATCAGTGTGAACAAATCCATGGATTCAGTCGGGCGGCCCGGCAGGAATTTTACAAAGGAACGATTGGTCGCGCTTAATCCTGATGTCATTTTCATTTCAGCGTTTATTTCCAACTCTGTGACCGATTTTTGTGAAGAGTGCCTGCAATTGGACATTCAGGTCAATGCGGTGAAAAACGAACAGATTTATACGCCCCCCTCCCCGGGGTGGGATTTCGGCAGTCCCCGCTGGATTCTGGGATTGATGTTCATGGCCAATGTGCTGCACCCGGAAATATTTAATTTTAATGTTATGCAAGAGGCTAAACAATTTTACCGAAAATTTTACCAGATGGACTTTTCATTGCCCCATGTTAACCGGTCGTTCAGCAAGCCGGACAGGGAATGGCAGTGGGCATAA
- a CDS encoding TolC family protein: MKLSVFSILSFSLLMQICLLSTVVALESNQNYTYTLDSSIEIALEKNWSLKAQEEKQQQALDLKNQAKADFLPQLKTQYAYTRVNDADGLSYDTENNFKWRTGITQSIFTGFKLTSAYRSAKLGIDLARLNLELSRLDLALQVKAAYFNILAFDKTVVVFEKEVTFLSSKVELVNQFYQAEMIPINDVLKAKLELANSQQNLVEAENQAKQARSAFNILLAQPVNAQVDVEDILRYYPEKIEFQPTVEKALKQRPEIRQIDIHIQQAEQHVKLAKSDYYPAVNLSCDFVKEGDQANVSGSPYHDGDRWEGTMLVSWSLWDWGKRDHAVSEKRSIINELKKTRHALKENISHDINAAQLDLATAEQNISTTQKAVRQGEENLRVNEENYRVQMVTITDLLDAQALLTQARVNYYKALYRHNAARARLLRAMGTY; this comes from the coding sequence ATGAAATTATCTGTTTTCTCAATCCTCTCTTTCTCTTTGCTCATGCAGATTTGCCTTCTTTCAACGGTAGTGGCTTTAGAATCAAATCAGAATTACACATACACGTTGGATTCAAGCATTGAGATAGCCCTTGAAAAAAACTGGTCCCTCAAGGCCCAGGAAGAGAAGCAGCAACAGGCCCTTGATTTAAAAAACCAGGCAAAGGCTGACTTCTTGCCACAACTGAAAACCCAGTACGCTTACACCCGGGTGAATGATGCCGACGGATTATCCTATGACACTGAAAATAATTTTAAGTGGCGGACAGGTATCACCCAGTCAATTTTTACAGGTTTCAAGCTGACCAGTGCATACCGGTCTGCCAAGCTCGGGATTGATCTGGCCCGGCTGAACCTTGAGTTGAGTCGGCTTGATCTGGCACTCCAAGTCAAGGCTGCCTATTTTAATATTCTGGCGTTTGACAAAACCGTTGTTGTGTTTGAAAAAGAGGTGACGTTTCTCTCCTCAAAGGTTGAACTGGTAAACCAATTTTACCAGGCTGAAATGATCCCTATCAACGATGTTTTAAAAGCGAAACTGGAACTTGCCAATTCCCAGCAAAATCTTGTTGAAGCAGAAAACCAAGCCAAGCAGGCCCGGTCCGCATTTAACATCCTTCTGGCACAGCCGGTCAATGCACAGGTGGATGTGGAAGATATTTTGCGCTATTATCCTGAAAAAATTGAATTTCAGCCGACTGTTGAGAAGGCTTTAAAACAGCGGCCGGAAATTAGACAGATTGATATTCATATTCAGCAGGCCGAACAGCATGTAAAACTGGCTAAAAGCGATTATTATCCCGCAGTCAATTTGAGCTGTGATTTTGTCAAAGAAGGGGATCAGGCCAATGTCTCCGGAAGCCCGTATCATGACGGGGACAGGTGGGAGGGCACGATGCTTGTGTCATGGTCCCTCTGGGATTGGGGGAAAAGAGACCATGCAGTAAGCGAAAAGCGAAGTATAATTAATGAATTGAAAAAAACGCGGCATGCGCTTAAAGAAAATATCAGTCACGATATCAATGCGGCACAGCTTGATCTCGCAACCGCAGAACAGAACATCTCAACAACTCAAAAAGCCGTACGACAGGGCGAAGAAAATCTGCGAGTGAACGAGGAGAATTACCGAGTCCAGATGGTCACCATCACAGATCTTCTGGATGCCCAGGCACTGCTGACCCAGGCCAGGGTCAACTATTACAAGGCGCTGTACCGACATAATGCGGCACGGGCCAGGCTATTGCGGGCCATGGGAACCTATTGA
- a CDS encoding DUF3450 family protein, whose product MISVKYLSSPLLICLVLVTAAAGFIPVSNALAADMRKSYAVLEQKRRDMADKATKELAAAKAEARENALAIKKDKAALISAIATLKAKNSRLQTTNKGLEEKIDVLADEQAKLQSSLEESRMVNKELAGFVKTSAKDLNSLLVQSPQSAFDKDRNSFLSALINQERFWSMDDIRQMSDSLFDEILASGEVSLRQGMVVDRQGKDRAARILSIGNFTSFYVFDDDDGRESEAGFLLYSDQSSRFFALSKLPSKKIIDQIDTYLAGQSECVPVDISKGGALRRFTHELNLMDQVPKGGPLVWPILAILGLAALILLERAVFFWRHQIRIAPFMAKLSSLMESGNFQACRELMEANKQGFIPQVLLKALPARQQTRTDMENVLQEAILAKIPAIERFLSTLGMLAAIAPLMGLLGTVTGMINTFHVITYYGAGDPRMMSGGISEALVTTMLGLTVAIPIMLFHTLLSRRVETQISTIEEKSVAFVNMVFKARNGAQAPGASGTTGRNLD is encoded by the coding sequence ATGATATCGGTGAAATATCTGTCCTCTCCTTTGTTGATTTGCCTGGTTCTGGTCACGGCTGCTGCCGGCTTCATCCCTGTATCAAACGCCCTGGCAGCGGATATGCGTAAATCCTATGCGGTCCTTGAACAAAAACGCCGGGATATGGCTGATAAAGCAACAAAAGAACTTGCGGCGGCCAAGGCCGAGGCCCGGGAAAATGCCTTAGCCATAAAAAAGGATAAAGCTGCTCTTATTTCGGCCATTGCAACCTTAAAAGCCAAAAACAGTCGTCTTCAGACGACCAATAAGGGTCTTGAAGAAAAAATTGACGTCCTGGCCGACGAACAGGCTAAATTGCAGAGCAGTCTTGAAGAATCCAGGATGGTGAACAAGGAGTTGGCTGGGTTTGTTAAAACCTCTGCCAAGGATCTTAACAGCCTTTTGGTGCAAAGCCCCCAAAGCGCCTTTGACAAGGACCGGAACAGTTTTCTTAGCGCGTTGATCAACCAGGAAAGGTTCTGGTCCATGGATGATATCCGGCAAATGTCCGATAGTCTGTTTGACGAAATTCTGGCCTCAGGCGAGGTGTCCCTGCGCCAGGGCATGGTGGTGGACCGTCAGGGAAAGGACAGGGCCGCCCGGATTTTGTCTATCGGCAATTTCACCTCTTTTTATGTGTTTGATGATGATGACGGTCGGGAATCGGAAGCCGGCTTTCTGCTCTATTCGGATCAAAGCAGCCGTTTTTTTGCCCTGTCCAAGCTGCCCTCCAAAAAAATCATTGACCAGATTGATACCTATCTTGCCGGGCAAAGTGAATGCGTGCCTGTGGATATCTCCAAAGGCGGTGCCCTGCGGCGGTTTACCCATGAATTGAATTTGATGGATCAGGTACCCAAGGGCGGACCGCTTGTCTGGCCCATCCTGGCCATTCTCGGACTTGCCGCTCTTATCCTGCTGGAGCGTGCGGTTTTCTTCTGGCGGCACCAGATCCGGATTGCGCCGTTTATGGCGAAACTTTCCTCGCTGATGGAATCCGGGAACTTTCAGGCATGCCGGGAATTGATGGAGGCCAACAAACAGGGCTTCATTCCCCAGGTCCTGCTCAAGGCCCTGCCTGCGCGACAGCAGACCCGCACGGATATGGAGAATGTGCTCCAGGAGGCGATTCTGGCAAAGATCCCCGCCATTGAACGGTTTTTGTCCACCCTGGGCATGCTGGCGGCCATTGCACCGCTCATGGGACTTTTGGGAACGGTTACCGGAATGATCAACACCTTTCATGTGATCACCTATTACGGGGCCGGAGACCCCAGGATGATGTCCGGCGGTATCTCCGAGGCCCTGGTCACCACCATGCTCGGGTTGACCGTGGCCATTCCCATTATGCTGTTCCACACCCTGTTGTCCCGGCGTGTGGAAACCCAGATCAGCACCATTGAGGAAAAGTCTGTGGCCTTTGTCAATATGGTGTTCAAGGCAAGGAACGGCGCCCAGGCCCCCGGGGCTTCCGGCACAACAGGCCGAAACCTGGATTAA
- a CDS encoding tetratricopeptide repeat protein, which produces MDRVVRLWVCLVFVFIILSPCALLAAGQEGDPLPFAAGICANKVAGLMEKKSYTKAIQEIEAFQAKAKTVDPDTAHKKGYTHYYLDFLLGNCCMMMEKQGAAYVQKAASAYERAVKKYNGFYQGWLNLGRCRYTLKQMGKAARAFIRGYDTSPEKKGAYLYQAAACYYFSADYNNALNAFNRFMKNHPAEVTLDRTEVLVNILFSLKKNRQALPYLKELAAKSKGDKKRTWQEVLLYQYMELGMDKQAVAYAATLTRQEPEEPKWWRALAHIHLDKNRLEKGLEAFMIYSFTTPLTTSETKLLADLYAGCNIPLEAARVYEDWLERLQKSPDGFSGMGRKKMTDRILAIARAYQQGRDYQAALKWADRGLARGCDARLLAFKADLLFREKNYKAAYIAYKDLAGRGRSPGRSWLMAGYSALSCDNPQQAKQAFCLACKCPKVKSAALAALEQVRAVSIGSHGPQ; this is translated from the coding sequence ATGGATAGAGTGGTGAGGTTGTGGGTTTGCCTGGTGTTTGTTTTCATTATTCTTTCCCCCTGTGCATTGTTGGCGGCAGGCCAGGAAGGCGATCCCTTGCCGTTTGCTGCGGGGATATGTGCAAACAAGGTTGCAGGTCTCATGGAAAAGAAAAGTTATACCAAAGCAATTCAAGAGATTGAGGCTTTCCAGGCCAAAGCAAAAACCGTTGATCCTGACACGGCACACAAAAAGGGCTACACCCATTATTACCTGGATTTTCTTTTGGGCAACTGCTGCATGATGATGGAAAAGCAGGGGGCGGCCTATGTGCAAAAAGCCGCATCAGCCTATGAACGGGCCGTTAAAAAATACAATGGGTTTTACCAGGGATGGCTGAACCTGGGCCGGTGCCGCTATACCCTTAAACAGATGGGCAAGGCAGCCCGTGCCTTTATCCGGGGGTATGATACATCCCCGGAAAAAAAGGGCGCGTATCTTTATCAGGCCGCTGCATGCTATTATTTTAGCGCCGATTATAACAATGCCCTGAATGCCTTTAACCGGTTTATGAAAAACCATCCCGCCGAAGTGACCCTCGACCGGACAGAGGTATTGGTCAACATCCTTTTTTCCCTTAAAAAAAATCGTCAGGCCCTGCCGTATCTCAAGGAACTGGCTGCCAAATCCAAGGGTGATAAAAAGCGGACCTGGCAGGAGGTGTTGCTGTATCAGTATATGGAGCTTGGCATGGATAAGCAGGCGGTTGCCTATGCCGCTACACTGACCCGGCAGGAACCCGAAGAACCGAAGTGGTGGCGGGCGTTGGCACATATTCACCTGGATAAAAACCGCCTTGAAAAAGGGCTTGAGGCCTTCATGATCTACAGCTTCACAACGCCGTTGACCACATCCGAAACAAAATTGCTGGCAGATCTTTATGCCGGGTGCAACATTCCACTGGAAGCGGCCAGGGTGTATGAAGATTGGCTGGAAAGGCTTCAAAAGAGTCCAGACGGCTTTTCCGGGATGGGAAGAAAAAAGATGACGGACCGTATCCTTGCCATCGCCAGGGCCTACCAGCAGGGCAGGGATTACCAGGCTGCCCTTAAATGGGCGGACAGGGGCCTTGCCCGGGGGTGCGATGCACGGCTTCTGGCCTTTAAGGCAGATTTGCTGTTCCGGGAGAAAAATTACAAAGCCGCATATATTGCCTATAAGGACCTGGCCGGTCGCGGACGCTCACCAGGCCGATCCTGGCTCATGGCAGGTTATTCCGCTTTGAGCTGTGATAACCCCCAACAGGCAAAACAGGCCTTTTGCCTTGCCTGTAAATGTCCCAAGGTCAAATCGGCGGCGTTGGCTGCCCTGGAACAGGTCAGGGCGGTGTCAATAGGTTCCCATGGCCCGCAATAG
- a CDS encoding MotA/TolQ/ExbB proton channel family protein has product MDEFFYQMATYIRSGGVVMVPILCVSIVMWILIFNRLFFLRRLYVKNMPRAMAGELIRNNQWPEKRYKGANAFLIREFLARRSPVSDPDLDEHILDETVMNLTASLDQYLSLIGVLSAVAPLMGLLGTVVGMMETFDVITVFGTGNVRAMASGISVALVTTQTGLMISIPGLYMSGWLNRRASNLKHRIASTAMYLKPFIHNRSVSC; this is encoded by the coding sequence ATGGACGAATTCTTTTACCAGATGGCCACGTATATCCGCTCCGGCGGCGTGGTGATGGTGCCCATTTTGTGCGTATCCATTGTGATGTGGATATTGATCTTCAACCGCCTGTTTTTTTTGCGTCGCCTCTATGTGAAAAACATGCCCAGGGCCATGGCCGGGGAACTGATCAGGAACAACCAGTGGCCCGAAAAGAGATATAAAGGTGCCAACGCCTTTTTGATTCGGGAGTTTTTAGCCCGGCGCAGCCCGGTCTCCGACCCGGATCTGGACGAACATATTCTGGATGAAACGGTTATGAATCTAACCGCCTCCCTGGACCAATACCTGTCCTTGATCGGGGTGCTCTCTGCCGTGGCACCGCTCATGGGGCTTTTGGGTACGGTGGTGGGGATGATGGAGACCTTTGATGTAATCACCGTATTCGGGACGGGGAATGTCCGGGCCATGGCCTCGGGGATTTCTGTGGCCCTGGTGACCACCCAGACCGGTCTGATGATCTCCATACCCGGGCTGTACATGAGCGGGTGGCTGAACCGGCGGGCCTCAAATCTTAAACACCGCATCGCTTCCACAGCCATGTATCTTAAACCCTTTATCCACAACAGGAGTGTTTCATGCTGA